The following are encoded together in the Streptomyces sp. NBC_00358 genome:
- a CDS encoding discoidin domain-containing protein: MTPHKSRSWRRRAATAALASTLLVLGLPAVGAHAAGGPDAAADAATKAGSVRGAHTAARITDGDSDTYWQAGKKSAQWVQTDLGRTERVREVVLRLPKDWQTRKQTLALQGSADGKSFATLKSRAQYVFSPGNGNTVKVSFPATLARYVRADFSANSVAPTAQLAEMQVLTAAASTPNLAQGKPFTESGHADVYGAANAGDGNRNTYWESANNAFPQWLQVDLGSSVKINQVTLRLPGGWPSRSQTFKVQGSTDNQNFTDLTASKAYTFDSSNDQSTTIALDTVTTRYVRVLFTANTAWPAGQASELEVYGPVTGDTQAPTAPSNLAFTEPATGQIKLTWNAASDDTAVTGYDIYANGQLRSSVAGNVLTYTDTQPAGSDITYFVRAKDAAGNVSSNSNSVTRQGSGGDTQAPTAPGNLAYTQSGSDVKLTWQASSDNVKVTGYDVYADGRLLKSVAGDVTTYTDTPSATATVTYSVKAKDAAGNVSVASNSVTRTGSTGSGTDLAQGKPIEASSNTFTYVAANANDGQIGTYWESGGGAYPATLTTKLGANADLGQVVVKLNPDPAWATRTQNIQVLGRDQDATAFTSLVTAKDYTFNPSSGNTVTIPLTGAAADVQLKFTSNSGAPGGQVAEFQVIGTPAANPDLKVTGITNTPAAPVESDTIGLSATVTNSGTKASKATDLNFTLGGTKAATADVPALAAGQSATVTASIGTRDAGSYPLGAEVDPSNKVIEQNEGNNTFTRADALVVKPVSSSDLIAAPVSWTPSSASAGDNVTFSVAIKNQGSVASASGSHGVTLTVQDANGATVKTLTGSYSGAIASGQTTAPVSLGSWTAVNGKYTVKTVIAADDNELPVKRDNNTTTQPLFVGRGADMPYDMYEAEDGTLGGGAKVVGPNRTVGDPAGEASGRKAVTLNATGQYVEWTTRADTNTLVTRFSIPDATTTTLDVYVDGQFLKAIDLSSKYAWLYGDETAPGNSPGSGAPRHIYDEANLLLGRTVPAGSRIRLQKDAANTSTYAIDFVNTEQATADPNPDPAAYTVPAGFTQQDVQNALDKVRMDTTGKLVGVYLPAGDYETSSKFQVYGKAVKVVGAGPWFSRFHAPSSQENTDIGFRADSTANGSTFAGFAYFGNYTSRIDGPGKVFDFANVANITIDDIWAEHMVCLYWGANTDNMTIENSRIRDTFADGINMTNGSTDNHVTNNEARATGDDSFALFSAIDAGGADEKNNLYENLTSTLTWRAAGIAVYGGYNNTFRNIRVADTLVYSGITISSLDFGYPMNGFGTDPTTIENVSLDRTGGHFWGSQVFPAIWAFSASKVFQGIRVNDVDIDNSTYGGVMFQTNYVGGQPQFPVKDTIFTDISITNSKKSGDAFDAKSGFGIWANELPEPGQGPAVGEATFHNLRMSGNAEDIRNTTSTFKINIG; this comes from the coding sequence ATGACCCCACACAAGTCGAGATCCTGGAGACGCCGCGCGGCGACCGCAGCGCTCGCCTCCACCCTCTTGGTTCTGGGCCTGCCCGCCGTCGGCGCCCACGCCGCCGGTGGTCCCGACGCCGCCGCGGACGCCGCCACCAAGGCCGGCAGCGTCCGCGGCGCCCACACGGCCGCCCGCATCACCGACGGCGACTCCGACACCTATTGGCAGGCCGGAAAGAAGTCGGCCCAATGGGTCCAGACCGACCTCGGGCGGACCGAGCGCGTCCGCGAGGTCGTGCTGCGGCTGCCCAAGGACTGGCAGACCCGCAAGCAGACGCTGGCGCTCCAGGGCAGCGCCGACGGAAAGAGCTTCGCCACACTCAAGTCGCGGGCCCAGTACGTCTTCAGCCCCGGCAACGGCAACACGGTCAAGGTCTCCTTCCCCGCGACGCTCGCCCGTTACGTCCGGGCCGACTTCAGCGCCAACTCGGTCGCCCCCACGGCACAGCTGGCCGAGATGCAGGTCCTCACGGCCGCCGCCTCGACCCCCAACCTGGCCCAGGGCAAGCCCTTCACCGAGAGCGGGCACGCCGACGTGTACGGCGCGGCCAACGCCGGTGACGGCAACCGCAACACCTACTGGGAGAGTGCCAACAACGCCTTCCCGCAGTGGCTCCAGGTCGACCTCGGCTCGTCGGTCAAGATCAACCAGGTGACGCTGCGGCTGCCCGGCGGATGGCCGAGCCGGAGCCAGACCTTCAAGGTCCAGGGCTCGACGGACAACCAGAACTTCACCGACCTGACGGCCTCCAAGGCGTACACCTTCGACAGCTCGAACGACCAGTCGACGACGATCGCACTCGACACCGTCACGACCCGGTACGTGCGGGTGCTGTTCACCGCCAACACCGCCTGGCCCGCCGGTCAGGCGTCCGAGCTGGAGGTCTACGGACCCGTCACCGGCGACACGCAGGCGCCGACCGCTCCGTCGAACCTGGCCTTCACCGAACCGGCCACCGGCCAGATCAAACTGACCTGGAACGCGGCGAGCGACGACACGGCCGTCACCGGTTATGACATCTACGCCAACGGCCAACTGCGGTCGAGCGTCGCAGGGAACGTGCTGACGTACACCGACACGCAGCCGGCCGGCAGCGACATCACCTACTTCGTACGGGCCAAGGACGCGGCCGGCAACGTCTCCTCCAACAGCAACAGCGTCACCCGCCAGGGATCGGGTGGCGACACCCAGGCCCCGACCGCGCCCGGCAACCTCGCCTACACGCAGTCCGGCAGCGACGTGAAGCTCACCTGGCAGGCGTCCAGCGACAACGTCAAGGTCACCGGCTACGACGTCTACGCCGACGGCCGGCTTCTCAAGTCCGTCGCGGGTGACGTCACGACGTACACGGACACCCCGTCGGCGACGGCCACCGTCACCTACTCCGTGAAGGCGAAGGACGCGGCCGGGAACGTGTCGGTGGCGAGCAACAGCGTCACCCGGACCGGCTCGACCGGTTCGGGCACCGACCTCGCCCAGGGCAAGCCCATCGAGGCCTCCTCGAACACCTTCACCTATGTCGCCGCCAACGCCAACGACGGCCAGATCGGCACCTATTGGGAGAGCGGAGGCGGCGCCTACCCGGCCACCCTCACCACCAAGCTGGGCGCGAACGCCGATCTCGGCCAGGTCGTCGTCAAGCTCAACCCGGACCCCGCCTGGGCGACGCGCACCCAGAACATCCAGGTGCTCGGCCGCGACCAGGACGCGACGGCCTTCACCAGTCTCGTCACGGCGAAGGACTACACGTTCAACCCGTCGAGCGGAAACACCGTGACCATCCCGCTCACCGGCGCGGCCGCCGACGTCCAGCTCAAGTTCACGTCCAACTCCGGTGCCCCGGGCGGACAGGTCGCCGAGTTCCAGGTGATCGGCACGCCTGCCGCCAACCCCGACCTCAAGGTCACCGGGATCACCAACACCCCCGCGGCCCCGGTCGAGTCGGACACCATCGGCCTCTCCGCGACCGTCACCAACAGCGGCACCAAGGCGTCCAAGGCCACCGACCTGAACTTCACACTCGGCGGCACGAAGGCGGCCACGGCCGACGTCCCGGCCCTCGCGGCCGGCCAGTCGGCGACGGTCACCGCGAGCATCGGCACCCGGGACGCGGGCAGTTACCCGCTCGGCGCCGAGGTGGACCCGTCGAACAAGGTGATCGAGCAGAACGAGGGGAACAACACCTTCACCCGCGCCGACGCCCTGGTCGTGAAGCCCGTCTCCAGTTCCGACCTGATCGCCGCCCCGGTCTCCTGGACGCCGTCCAGCGCCTCCGCCGGTGACAACGTCACCTTCTCCGTCGCCATCAAGAACCAGGGCTCCGTCGCCTCGGCCTCCGGTTCGCACGGCGTCACGCTGACGGTCCAGGACGCGAACGGCGCCACCGTCAAGACACTCACCGGCTCCTACAGCGGCGCCATCGCGTCCGGCCAGACGACCGCACCGGTTAGCCTCGGATCCTGGACGGCCGTCAACGGCAAGTACACCGTCAAGACCGTCATCGCCGCGGACGACAACGAACTGCCGGTCAAGCGGGACAACAACACCACCACACAACCCCTGTTCGTCGGCCGTGGCGCCGACATGCCCTACGACATGTACGAGGCCGAGGACGGCACACTCGGCGGCGGCGCCAAGGTCGTCGGCCCCAACCGCACCGTCGGCGACCCGGCGGGCGAGGCCAGTGGCCGCAAGGCCGTGACCCTCAACGCCACCGGCCAGTACGTCGAGTGGACCACCCGCGCCGACACCAACACCCTGGTCACCCGCTTCTCCATCCCCGACGCGACCACCACCACCCTCGACGTCTACGTGGACGGCCAGTTCCTCAAGGCGATCGACCTCAGCTCGAAGTACGCCTGGCTGTACGGCGACGAGACCGCGCCCGGCAACTCACCCGGCTCCGGTGCCCCGCGCCACATCTACGACGAGGCGAACCTGCTGCTCGGCAGGACCGTTCCGGCCGGATCCAGGATCCGGCTCCAGAAGGACGCGGCCAACACCTCCACGTACGCCATCGACTTCGTCAACACCGAACAGGCGACGGCGGACCCGAACCCCGACCCGGCCGCCTACACGGTCCCGGCCGGCTTCACCCAGCAGGACGTGCAGAACGCCCTCGACAAGGTCCGCATGGACACCACCGGCAAGCTCGTCGGCGTCTACCTGCCCGCCGGTGACTACGAGACCTCCAGCAAGTTCCAGGTCTACGGCAAGGCGGTCAAGGTCGTCGGAGCGGGACCGTGGTTCAGCCGCTTCCACGCACCCTCCTCGCAGGAGAACACCGACATCGGCTTCCGCGCCGACTCCACGGCCAACGGCTCGACGTTCGCCGGCTTCGCCTACTTCGGCAACTACACGTCCCGCATCGACGGCCCGGGCAAGGTCTTCGACTTCGCCAACGTCGCCAACATCACCATCGACGACATCTGGGCCGAGCACATGGTGTGCCTCTACTGGGGCGCCAACACCGACAACATGACCATCGAGAACTCCCGCATCCGTGACACGTTCGCCGACGGCATCAACATGACGAACGGCTCCACGGACAACCACGTCACCAACAACGAAGCCCGCGCCACGGGCGACGACAGCTTCGCCCTCTTCTCCGCGATCGACGCCGGAGGCGCCGACGAGAAGAACAACCTCTACGAGAACCTGACCTCCACCCTGACCTGGCGCGCGGCCGGTATCGCCGTCTACGGCGGCTACAACAACACCTTCCGCAACATCCGCGTCGCCGACACCCTGGTCTACTCCGGCATCACCATCTCCTCGTTGGACTTCGGCTACCCGATGAACGGCTTCGGCACCGATCCGACGACCATCGAGAACGTCTCCCTGGACCGTACCGGCGGCCACTTCTGGGGCTCCCAGGTCTTCCCCGCCATCTGGGCGTTCTCCGCCTCGAAGGTGTTCCAGGGCATTCGCGTCAACGACGTCGACATCGACAACTCCACCTACGGAGGCGTGATGTTCCAGACCAACTACGTAGGAGGACAACCACAGTTCCCGGTGAAGGACACGATCTTCACCGACATCTCCATCACCAACTCCAAGAAGAGCGGAGACGCCTTCGACGCAAAGTCGGGATTCGGCATCTGGGCCAACGAGCTGCCGGAACCGGGTCAGGGTCCCGCGGTCGGTGAAGCGACCTTCCACAACCTGCGGATGAGCGGCAACGCCGAGGACATCCGCAACACGACCAGTACGTTCAAGATCAATATCGGGTAG
- a CDS encoding metallophosphoesterase family protein: MADNDIEMHGPANGEGPPRRYGPVATVAVLSDVHANIPALDAVLAEPDVVAADLVVLCGDLTWGPQPQETYERIVALGGRALCVRGNGDRYAARIGTAAQAAETPRQSWIAAQHSPEAIAFLDRLPFGVVVEIDGLGPAHFCHGSPRSDHELVTPGTPPERFADLSAAIDARVLVTGHAHLQFDRAVAGLRSVNPGSVGLPYHTGEPGTAYWALLGPDVRLRTTRYDVADAVARAHRAADPDAERYADTLTNAPDPEQIIVEAETRIFVN; this comes from the coding sequence ATGGCCGACAACGACATCGAAATGCACGGTCCGGCGAACGGGGAGGGACCGCCACGCCGGTACGGGCCCGTCGCCACTGTCGCCGTGCTCTCCGATGTGCACGCCAACATTCCCGCCCTCGACGCGGTGCTCGCCGAACCGGACGTCGTCGCGGCCGACCTCGTCGTCCTCTGCGGCGATCTGACCTGGGGGCCGCAGCCGCAGGAAACGTACGAGCGGATCGTCGCGCTGGGCGGGCGCGCCCTGTGCGTACGCGGCAACGGCGACCGCTACGCCGCCCGGATCGGCACGGCCGCGCAGGCCGCCGAGACCCCGCGCCAGTCGTGGATCGCCGCACAGCACTCGCCCGAGGCCATCGCCTTCCTCGACCGCCTCCCCTTCGGGGTCGTCGTCGAGATCGACGGGCTCGGACCGGCGCACTTCTGCCACGGTTCGCCGCGCAGCGACCACGAACTGGTCACGCCGGGCACACCGCCCGAGCGGTTCGCGGATCTGTCCGCGGCCATCGACGCGCGCGTCCTGGTCACCGGACACGCGCACCTCCAGTTCGACCGCGCGGTGGCGGGCCTGCGCAGCGTGAACCCCGGCAGTGTCGGGCTGCCGTACCACACGGGTGAACCCGGCACCGCCTACTGGGCGTTGCTGGGTCCGGACGTCCGGCTCAGGACCACCCGTTACGACGTCGCGGACGCCGTCGCGCGCGCCCACCGGGCCGCCGACCCGGACGCGGAGCGTTACGCGGACACCCTGACGAACGCACCGGATCCTGAACAGATCATCGTCGAGGCGGAGACCCGGATCTTCGTCAATTGA
- a CDS encoding polysaccharide deacetylase family protein — translation MARHGGGRGWYGKVVGAALGVTVLTVGASVWTAQAGAVGAVSPHATASATPGSGVKPVAVTIVHASDKGAHGVNITIDDGPDPVWTPQVLEVLREYGVKATFCMVGTQAQAHPDLVKKVVKAGHRLCDHSVSHDTTMDTKPQAYQSQQILDAERMITEASGGVRPVYYRAPGGAFTPYSRKLAASRGMRPLGWNVDSKDFERPGTDAVVATVERELPNGPTLLFHDAGGDRSQTVEALRRILPWLKEQGYSFGFPVR, via the coding sequence ATGGCACGGCACGGTGGTGGGCGGGGCTGGTACGGCAAGGTCGTCGGGGCGGCGCTCGGGGTGACGGTGCTGACCGTCGGTGCCTCGGTGTGGACCGCGCAGGCCGGTGCCGTGGGTGCCGTGTCGCCTCACGCGACCGCGTCCGCCACGCCGGGAAGCGGCGTCAAGCCGGTGGCGGTGACCATAGTCCACGCCTCGGACAAGGGGGCGCACGGCGTCAACATCACCATCGACGACGGCCCCGACCCCGTATGGACCCCTCAAGTGCTCGAAGTGCTGCGGGAGTACGGAGTGAAGGCCACGTTCTGCATGGTGGGAACGCAGGCGCAGGCCCACCCGGACCTCGTGAAGAAGGTGGTCAAGGCAGGCCACCGGCTGTGCGACCACTCGGTGTCGCACGACACCACCATGGACACCAAGCCCCAGGCCTACCAGTCGCAGCAGATACTCGACGCCGAACGCATGATCACCGAGGCGTCCGGGGGCGTACGGCCGGTGTACTACCGGGCACCCGGCGGGGCTTTCACGCCCTACAGCCGCAAGCTGGCCGCCTCCCGGGGCATGCGCCCACTGGGCTGGAACGTGGACTCCAAGGACTTCGAGCGGCCGGGCACGGACGCCGTCGTCGCCACCGTCGAGCGGGAGCTCCCCAACGGGCCGACGCTCCTCTTCCACGACGCGGGCGGCGACCGCTCCCAGACCGTCGAGGCCCTGCGCCGGATCCTCCCCTGGCTCAAGGAGCAGGGTTACTCCTTCGGCTTCCCGGTACGCTGA
- a CDS encoding DUF4232 domain-containing protein, with amino-acid sequence MRAYKLTFAALAVTAGLSLTACQSDVDGKGPSSPSPASTGSSASPSGGVPGSGGSANRSGGKGAGGKGTTAGTGSGTTGKVARCRTDELEITAKDGTIDGDPDGTVTVRLKNRGGRDCAISGYAGVDLKTDSGSLSAKRTGEHANPAVLKNGASTAFGINYPLNKSGGSGVRVTGLLVTPPNETKTVALAWPGAATLPVTDGTGTPVKVGPVGNAGQGG; translated from the coding sequence ATGCGTGCCTACAAGCTCACCTTCGCCGCCCTGGCCGTCACCGCGGGTCTTTCGCTCACCGCCTGCCAGAGCGACGTTGACGGCAAGGGCCCGAGCAGCCCGTCGCCGGCGTCGACCGGATCGTCCGCGTCTCCCTCGGGCGGCGTTCCGGGCTCGGGCGGTTCGGCGAACCGGAGCGGAGGGAAGGGGGCCGGCGGGAAGGGTACGACCGCCGGGACCGGCTCGGGCACGACCGGCAAGGTCGCCAGGTGCCGCACCGACGAGCTGGAGATCACGGCGAAGGACGGCACCATCGACGGCGACCCCGACGGCACCGTCACCGTACGACTGAAGAACCGCGGGGGCCGGGACTGCGCGATCTCCGGGTACGCGGGCGTCGACCTGAAGACCGACTCGGGCTCCCTGTCGGCGAAGCGGACCGGTGAGCACGCCAACCCGGCCGTCCTCAAGAACGGCGCGTCGACGGCGTTCGGCATCAACTACCCGCTCAACAAGTCGGGCGGGTCCGGCGTCCGCGTCACGGGGCTGCTGGTGACCCCGCCGAACGAGACGAAGACGGTCGCCCTCGCCTGGCCGGGCGCCGCCACCCTGCCCGTCACGGACGGCACCGGCACCCCGGTGAAGGTCGGCCCGGTCGGTAACGCCGGCCAGGGCGGCTGA
- a CDS encoding MFS transporter: MTTLQARPAPDNRRWKALAVCLTAGFISLLDTSIVNVALPSMEHGLAASEAAQSWVVSGYALTFGLVLVPAGRLGDMRGRRQAFLVGLALFTLASGACGLAPSASWLVLFRLIQGTAAGMVAPQTSGLIQQMFQGAERAKAFGLLGSVIGISTAAGPLVGGVLIDAVGTDDGWRWVFFVNLPIGVAAFVAGLRLLPRFPASTGKREQFDAFGVLLLGAAVLALMLPLVQEQQWTGRLKWALLPVAALLLAAFWAWERRQGRRGQAPLVDLNLFSLRSFTLGSLISLTYFAGFTTVFFVYSLFLQNTAGYSALAAGVSVLPFAAASAVGAAIGGRLVMRHGRKLVVFGLLAVVVGLLGVVVAVQLAPLQNAGWATALPMVVAGIGSGLTVSPNTTLTLTRVPVQRAGAAGGVLQTGQRIGSAAGIAVVGAVYFAHQAAHGRSVTAIQLGLLTAVGMSVIALLLAVADLRVRQAHPETERAAETPRRGFEEGGAEEMAGRGR, translated from the coding sequence ATGACCACCCTCCAAGCCCGGCCCGCCCCCGACAACCGGCGGTGGAAGGCGCTCGCCGTCTGTCTGACGGCGGGCTTCATCTCGTTGCTCGACACCTCGATCGTGAACGTGGCGCTGCCCTCCATGGAGCACGGGCTGGCCGCCTCGGAGGCCGCCCAGTCCTGGGTGGTCTCGGGGTACGCCCTGACCTTCGGGCTGGTGCTCGTCCCGGCGGGCCGACTGGGCGACATGCGGGGGCGGCGCCAGGCATTCCTGGTGGGGCTGGCTCTGTTCACGCTGGCCTCGGGGGCGTGCGGTCTCGCTCCCAGCGCCTCCTGGCTGGTGCTGTTCCGGCTGATCCAGGGCACGGCGGCGGGCATGGTCGCCCCGCAGACCTCGGGGCTGATCCAGCAGATGTTCCAGGGTGCCGAGCGGGCCAAGGCCTTCGGCCTGCTGGGCAGTGTCATCGGGATCTCGACGGCGGCGGGCCCGCTGGTGGGCGGTGTGCTGATCGACGCCGTGGGCACCGACGACGGCTGGCGCTGGGTGTTCTTCGTCAACCTGCCCATCGGAGTGGCCGCGTTCGTCGCGGGACTGCGGCTGCTGCCCCGGTTCCCGGCGTCGACGGGCAAGCGGGAGCAGTTCGACGCGTTCGGCGTCCTGCTCCTCGGCGCCGCCGTACTCGCACTCATGCTGCCGCTGGTGCAGGAGCAGCAGTGGACCGGGCGGCTGAAGTGGGCGCTGCTGCCGGTGGCCGCGCTGCTGCTGGCCGCGTTCTGGGCGTGGGAGCGGCGGCAGGGACGGCGCGGGCAGGCTCCGCTGGTCGATCTGAACCTGTTCTCCCTGCGCTCCTTCACACTCGGCTCCCTGATCAGCCTGACCTACTTCGCGGGCTTCACCACGGTCTTCTTCGTCTACTCCCTGTTCCTGCAGAACACGGCCGGATACAGCGCGCTGGCAGCCGGTGTCTCGGTGCTGCCGTTCGCGGCCGCCTCCGCGGTCGGCGCGGCGATCGGTGGGCGGCTGGTGATGCGTCACGGGCGCAAGCTGGTCGTCTTCGGCCTCCTCGCGGTGGTGGTCGGGCTGCTCGGGGTGGTCGTGGCGGTGCAGTTGGCACCCCTGCAGAACGCCGGGTGGGCCACGGCCCTGCCGATGGTCGTCGCCGGGATCGGCTCGGGTCTCACGGTCTCCCCCAACACGACGCTCACACTCACCCGCGTCCCCGTGCAGCGGGCCGGCGCGGCCGGCGGGGTGCTGCAGACGGGGCAGCGCATCGGTTCGGCGGCCGGGATCGCCGTGGTGGGCGCGGTGTACTTCGCGCATCAGGCCGCCCATGGCCGCTCCGTGACGGCCATTCAGCTCGGGCTGCTCACCGCCGTCGGCATGAGCGTGATCGCGCTGCTGCTGGCCGTCGCCGACCTGCGCGTACGCCAGGCGCACCCCGAGACGGAGCGGGCCGCGGAGACCCCCCGGCGGGGTTTCGAGGAGGGCGGCGCCGAGGAAATGGCCGGGCGCGGTCGCTGA
- a CDS encoding GYD domain-containing protein, producing the protein MPKFLIQATYTTEGTKGLLQEGASGRRAAVEQVVTGLGGTVEAMYFAFGEDDIVLIVDFPDPVSMAAVSLTVKASGALRTRATPLLTLDEIDEAARRQVAFRVPGA; encoded by the coding sequence ATGCCGAAGTTCCTCATCCAGGCGACCTATACGACCGAGGGCACCAAGGGGCTGCTCCAGGAGGGCGCGAGTGGCCGCCGCGCAGCCGTCGAACAGGTCGTCACCGGCCTCGGCGGCACGGTCGAGGCCATGTACTTCGCCTTCGGCGAGGACGACATCGTCCTCATCGTCGACTTCCCCGACCCGGTGTCCATGGCCGCCGTCAGCCTCACCGTCAAGGCCAGCGGAGCCCTTCGCACCCGGGCCACCCCGCTCCTCACCCTCGACGAGATCGACGAGGCCGCCCGCCGACAGGTCGCCTTCCGCGTACCTGGCGCGTAG